Proteins encoded within one genomic window of Bacillus sp. F19:
- the secG gene encoding preprotein translocase subunit SecG, translating to MHILLITLLVIVSIALITVVLLQSGKSAGLSGAISGGAEQLFGKQKARGMDLVLHRATVVLSVLFFILTIAVSYAGF from the coding sequence ATGCATATTTTATTAATCACATTACTTGTCATTGTAAGTATTGCTCTTATTACTGTTGTTTTACTTCAGTCAGGCAAAAGTGCTGGTTTATCAGGTGCTATCTCCGGAGGAGCTGAACAGCTTTTCGGAAAACAAAAAGCACGCGGAATGGATTTGGTGCTTCATCGTGCGACAGTCGTGTTATCAGTTCTCTTTTTTATACTGACGATTGCGGTTTCGTATGCTGGATTTTAA
- a CDS encoding NERD domain-containing protein translates to MILKERCEPLELKIYKYLSTRMDLDPKDKNQFDNLAKGYEGEKVFDDWLNISESNGFFLNDLLFETNNTYYQIDSLYFSSHTIYLFEVKNYAGDFLIEGEKWYSSSRLEIKNPLLQLKRNESLFRRLLQENKFSFSVEAYVVFVNPEFHLYQAPPNLPIVYPSQLNRFAEKLNRNTLASKGVHLKLAKKLLSLHVNESPYSRLPEYRYEEVAKGIVCVGCGKINLSLYKKNLLLCNYCNGTEIYKEAVLRNVNEFKLLFPDKKITADQIDDWCGNMKNKRSIQKILRENFIRVGHGKTTNYVR, encoded by the coding sequence TTGATATTAAAAGAACGATGTGAACCGTTAGAATTAAAGATTTATAAGTACTTGAGTACTCGAATGGATCTGGATCCAAAAGACAAAAATCAATTTGATAACCTTGCGAAAGGGTATGAAGGGGAGAAGGTGTTTGATGATTGGCTTAACATAAGTGAGAGTAATGGATTCTTTTTGAATGATCTTTTGTTTGAGACAAACAATACATATTATCAGATAGACTCCTTGTATTTTTCCTCTCACACGATTTACCTTTTCGAAGTGAAAAACTATGCAGGCGATTTCCTTATTGAAGGAGAGAAATGGTATTCATCTTCGAGGCTCGAAATCAAAAATCCTCTTTTGCAGCTGAAAAGAAACGAATCTTTGTTCAGGAGATTGCTGCAGGAAAACAAATTCTCATTTTCAGTTGAAGCATATGTTGTGTTTGTTAACCCCGAATTTCATCTTTATCAAGCTCCCCCTAATTTACCAATTGTCTATCCTTCCCAATTAAATCGTTTTGCAGAGAAATTGAATAGAAACACTCTCGCTTCGAAAGGGGTTCACTTGAAGCTTGCGAAGAAGCTTTTGTCACTTCATGTTAATGAATCTCCATACTCACGCTTGCCTGAGTATAGGTATGAGGAGGTTGCGAAGGGGATTGTTTGTGTGGGGTGTGGGAAAATAAATCTTTCGTTATATAAAAAAAACCTATTGCTGTGCAATTATTGTAACGGTACGGAGATCTATAAGGAAGCTGTTTTAAGAAATGTGAATGAATTCAAACTGCTTTTCCCCGACAAGAAAATAACTGCGGACCAGATAGACGATTGGTGTGGAAATATGAAGAATAAAAGATCGATTCAAAAAATACTCAGGGAGAATTTTATTAGGGTCGGGCATGGAAAAACTACTAATTATGTACGATGA
- a CDS encoding tyrosine-type recombinase/integrase, whose product MLIKDLLREFTFDLKIKNYSARTIETYSHNSNQLIKYLNEFHEINELEDVSTVHIKKFVQYQMDIGNKATYINSLIKSLRAFYTYLVAEEYVTLNIMARTKLLKEDKTVIQTFTDKEVSKMIEAYDFKTYLNARNKLIIAMFTDTGIRCSELINLETGWINETNLKIFGKGAKWRYVPISLMLRKYMIRYERIKEGYFKNKKLEYANYFLSRSGRYLTTVQIENVVRDAGKQAGVRKEIRCSPHTLRHYSIQANLRNGLDLYSCSRIAGHENIQVTKRYLQGIETENILEMAQRTSPLMNLK is encoded by the coding sequence TTGTTAATAAAAGACTTGCTAAGAGAATTTACTTTCGATTTAAAAATCAAAAATTATTCTGCACGCACCATAGAAACTTACAGCCATAATTCAAATCAGTTGATTAAATATTTGAATGAGTTTCATGAAATCAATGAGCTTGAAGATGTATCGACAGTCCATATAAAGAAATTCGTTCAATATCAAATGGACATAGGAAATAAGGCAACTTATATCAACAGCTTGATTAAGTCCCTCAGAGCATTTTACACATACCTTGTCGCTGAAGAATACGTCACGCTAAACATCATGGCTCGTACCAAGCTTTTGAAGGAAGATAAAACTGTTATTCAGACATTCACTGATAAAGAAGTGTCGAAAATGATTGAAGCTTACGATTTTAAAACGTATCTCAATGCACGAAATAAATTAATCATTGCCATGTTCACTGACACTGGTATTCGCTGTTCGGAATTAATCAATTTAGAAACTGGCTGGATTAATGAAACGAATTTGAAAATATTTGGCAAAGGAGCTAAATGGAGGTACGTTCCGATTAGTTTAATGCTGCGGAAGTACATGATTCGATATGAGCGAATTAAAGAAGGATATTTCAAAAATAAGAAACTGGAGTATGCAAATTACTTTTTATCTCGGAGTGGCAGATATTTAACAACTGTGCAAATTGAAAATGTGGTTAGAGATGCAGGGAAGCAAGCAGGAGTAAGAAAGGAAATTCGCTGTAGTCCACATACGCTTAGACATTATTCGATCCAAGCAAATTTGAGAAATGGATTGGATTTATACAGCTGTTCAAGAATTGCAGGACATGAAAATATTCAAGTTACTAAGCGGTATCTTCAGGGGATTGAAACAGAAAACATTTTGGAAATGGCTCAGCGGACAAGCCCTTTAATGAATTTAAAATGA
- a CDS encoding phage major capsid protein yields MATNLTNPELLNKSISDQVVEIAKAGTSVAARTNVFQAKGQTKIIVDMGNTAAGIIAEGASVTASDPANFKEVLLRQKRMASAIEVTVDAVQNSALPLESHVAGVLADRIVRGIEAQMFNTGDAAGTTGLQNIVLYNSLATGAKIEDTGLVTGAGVGTVAHADVINALAVLAKQPENLEGAIWVVEDITKLANVKDSANQSLMTFDNLPAGAVGRVMGIPVFKTVAFTAGQKVAAVLINPAKAYAVSLAENANVKKIKGDTLSELKQMSTFLGECYLDGKVVNPRAVVLVKTA; encoded by the coding sequence ATGGCAACTAATTTAACAAACCCTGAACTTTTAAATAAATCAATCTCTGACCAAGTGGTTGAAATCGCTAAAGCTGGCACTTCGGTAGCTGCTCGCACAAACGTATTTCAAGCTAAAGGTCAAACAAAAATCATCGTGGATATGGGCAATACAGCTGCTGGTATTATCGCTGAAGGTGCTTCAGTAACTGCTTCAGATCCTGCAAACTTCAAGGAAGTATTATTGCGCCAAAAACGTATGGCTTCAGCAATCGAAGTTACAGTTGACGCTGTACAAAACAGCGCACTACCTCTTGAATCACACGTAGCTGGCGTTTTAGCTGACCGTATCGTTCGTGGTATCGAAGCTCAAATGTTTAATACTGGTGATGCTGCTGGTACAACTGGTTTACAAAATATCGTGCTTTATAACTCATTAGCTACTGGTGCTAAAATCGAAGACACTGGTTTAGTTACTGGAGCTGGAGTAGGTACGGTTGCTCATGCTGATGTAATCAACGCATTAGCTGTTTTAGCTAAACAACCTGAGAACCTTGAAGGAGCAATTTGGGTAGTTGAAGATATTACGAAGCTTGCTAATGTTAAAGATTCTGCTAACCAATCGCTTATGACTTTTGATAATTTACCTGCTGGTGCTGTTGGTCGTGTAATGGGTATTCCAGTATTTAAAACAGTTGCTTTCACTGCTGGCCAAAAAGTTGCAGCTGTACTTATCAACCCTGCTAAAGCTTATGCTGTATCATTAGCTGAAAATGCTAATGTGAAAAAAATCAAGGGTGATACTTTGAGCGAATTGAAGCAAATGTCTACATTCCTTGGTGAATGTTATTTAGACGGAAAAGTGGTAAATCCACGTGCTGTGGTGCTTGTTAAAACAGCATAA
- a CDS encoding phosphoglycerate mutase has protein sequence MEGNFDILSKTAIETDLKLIKSCLRLINSTIVLAKEKNEDFSAAENKELHDLVGKVDRNLNRIKVSIAWEKS, from the coding sequence ATGGAGGGAAATTTCGATATTCTCAGTAAAACGGCGATAGAGACTGATTTGAAGCTTATCAAATCGTGTTTAAGATTAATCAATAGCACAATTGTTCTCGCCAAAGAAAAAAACGAAGATTTTTCAGCTGCGGAAAATAAGGAACTGCATGATCTAGTGGGGAAGGTTGATAGAAATTTAAATCGAATCAAGGTGAGCATTGCATGGGAAAAAAGCTGA
- a CDS encoding terminase large subunit, protein MNKSVEYAEKVLSGEIVAPSQVRKACENFLHEFNVLQHDPNHPYKWNSKIEKKIDKIIKNLNFARGAKSAQPMFPNLALFQWFMIQNIFCWVYKEFPTKRKVREVVFTVARKNAKSVLSCIIHLIAFFLDEDNQSHYIGSNTKKQAEIIFEELVNIIKSSPNMLPLFNIKKTYVEFIPKNCKIIALSGDASKADGTMVYVASVDELGASNDIFKMVSSLETGQFGPRNPLIIKISTSYPIENGFNYWNETVEEMRKNTFAENPNPRKFGLIFTIDNPKEKIEVNGVKMERWENPDVWPEANPLVAEVDELAEKLIEDYKTKRDIPKDFFLFKVKNLNMWLGANEGDGNFFVDKHTLLKGKFEPATDWNWWKGKRQVIIGLDLSLSRDNTAVTFMWYDKANGHYYTKNLVFYPKLMEEEKTKAERIPYETWSRHGYCQAVGEDVVDFDEIADIILKACKEFDIHIASVAFDTKYSYTLIKRLIEEMPMEVDHTEIEQNSRNLGDAISTLQRIVYEGNFKYAPNPLMESAFVNGVIEFRQGKPYIQKSNKERNKIDNLFSTFNAMKISMYFEQNNLYETERKFFFEL, encoded by the coding sequence ATGAATAAATCTGTTGAATATGCTGAAAAAGTTTTGTCAGGTGAAATCGTTGCGCCTTCCCAAGTACGGAAAGCTTGTGAGAACTTCCTTCATGAGTTCAATGTCCTTCAGCATGACCCTAATCACCCATACAAATGGAACAGCAAGATCGAAAAGAAAATTGACAAGATCATCAAGAACCTTAATTTTGCCAGAGGTGCAAAGTCAGCTCAGCCGATGTTCCCAAACTTGGCATTATTCCAATGGTTTATGATTCAAAACATTTTCTGCTGGGTCTACAAAGAATTTCCTACCAAACGGAAAGTACGTGAAGTAGTATTCACTGTTGCAAGGAAAAACGCTAAATCAGTATTGAGCTGTATCATTCATCTGATAGCATTCTTCTTGGATGAAGATAATCAGTCGCATTATATTGGCTCCAATACAAAGAAACAAGCAGAAATCATCTTTGAAGAACTTGTAAATATTATCAAGAGTTCACCGAATATGCTCCCTTTGTTCAATATCAAGAAAACCTATGTGGAGTTCATTCCAAAGAACTGCAAGATCATTGCACTTTCAGGTGACGCTTCCAAAGCAGATGGAACGATGGTATATGTGGCAAGTGTTGATGAACTCGGAGCGTCCAATGATATTTTCAAGATGGTCAGTTCGCTTGAAACAGGTCAATTCGGACCAAGAAACCCATTAATCATTAAGATTTCTACATCCTACCCCATCGAAAACGGCTTCAACTATTGGAATGAAACAGTTGAGGAAATGCGGAAAAATACGTTCGCTGAAAATCCTAATCCAAGGAAATTTGGTCTGATATTTACGATTGATAATCCCAAGGAAAAAATTGAAGTAAATGGCGTGAAAATGGAACGGTGGGAAAATCCTGACGTTTGGCCTGAAGCGAATCCGCTGGTTGCTGAAGTCGATGAACTTGCAGAAAAGCTGATTGAAGATTATAAAACAAAACGTGATATTCCAAAGGACTTTTTCTTATTCAAAGTCAAGAATCTCAATATGTGGCTGGGTGCAAATGAAGGAGACGGAAATTTCTTCGTGGACAAGCATACTCTGTTAAAAGGTAAATTTGAACCAGCCACTGACTGGAATTGGTGGAAAGGCAAACGTCAGGTCATAATCGGACTTGATTTATCACTGTCCAGAGATAATACAGCGGTCACATTTATGTGGTATGACAAAGCCAACGGTCACTATTACACTAAAAACCTTGTCTTCTATCCTAAACTAATGGAAGAAGAAAAAACGAAAGCTGAACGTATTCCTTACGAAACTTGGTCTAGGCATGGATATTGTCAGGCTGTTGGCGAAGATGTAGTAGATTTTGATGAGATCGCTGATATTATCTTAAAAGCATGTAAAGAGTTTGATATTCACATAGCATCTGTGGCTTTCGACACCAAGTATAGTTATACGTTGATTAAACGATTAATCGAGGAAATGCCAATGGAAGTCGACCATACGGAAATTGAACAAAATAGTCGCAATTTGGGTGATGCTATCAGCACACTTCAAAGAATCGTGTACGAAGGCAACTTTAAATATGCTCCTAACCCGCTTATGGAATCAGCTTTTGTAAATGGTGTTATTGAGTTCAGGCAAGGTAAACCATACATTCAAAAATCAAATAAAGAACGGAACAAGATCGACAACCTGTTTAGTACGTTTAATGCCATGAAAATCAGCATGTATTTTGAACAGAATAACTTGTATGAGACTGAAAGAAAGTTCTTCTTCGAACTTTAA
- a CDS encoding DMT family transporter produces MKNTRIYLILIGVMLIWGLNVPLLKIIVESFMPVTVTAIRIFTASICVLIILSSLKLLRKPTAKETMYIAGGGLLNVVCHHYFLSVGLTMTTSTNGGLILGLGPMLTAILSILFLNQRLTVIRFTGFVLGLTGVGFTILAGTKGISSMNAGDIYIFISIFTQACSFIIIKKACRTLDPRLMTGYMLFFGSMILFVISLFSEPEGIKSLFHGTPAVWGVFFASAILATAIGHMTYNFAIGMVGPAETSIFMNLSTFFALAGSALILKEAILPSHLVGLCFIVTGVILGSGAYEEFRYRHKHNKHEASSSG; encoded by the coding sequence TTGAAAAACACGCGCATCTATCTTATCTTGATCGGTGTTATGCTCATATGGGGACTTAACGTGCCTTTACTCAAAATCATCGTTGAAAGTTTTATGCCTGTTACGGTAACAGCCATACGAATTTTCACAGCAAGTATTTGTGTACTCATTATCTTATCTTCTTTAAAACTTCTTCGCAAACCGACTGCCAAGGAAACGATGTATATTGCAGGCGGCGGCCTGCTGAACGTTGTGTGCCATCACTATTTCCTTTCAGTAGGACTGACCATGACCACTTCTACAAATGGAGGCTTGATACTTGGCCTTGGTCCTATGCTTACAGCCATCTTATCCATTCTCTTTCTGAATCAAAGACTGACAGTCATACGATTTACAGGTTTTGTGCTGGGACTGACTGGTGTAGGATTTACCATTTTAGCAGGAACCAAAGGCATCAGCAGCATGAATGCAGGAGATATCTACATCTTCATATCTATATTCACTCAGGCCTGCAGCTTCATTATTATTAAAAAAGCGTGCCGGACACTTGATCCTCGCTTAATGACAGGCTATATGCTTTTCTTCGGCTCAATGATTCTATTTGTCATCAGTTTGTTTTCTGAACCTGAAGGAATAAAGAGCCTCTTTCATGGAACACCTGCTGTATGGGGGGTCTTTTTCGCATCAGCCATTCTTGCAACCGCGATTGGACATATGACATATAATTTTGCGATTGGAATGGTTGGGCCTGCAGAAACATCCATCTTTATGAATCTGAGTACATTTTTTGCTCTTGCAGGATCGGCTCTTATTTTAAAAGAAGCCATTTTGCCTTCTCATTTAGTTGGACTTTGCTTCATTGTTACTGGCGTCATTTTAGGATCAGGAGCTTATGAAGAATTCAGGTACCGCCATAAACACAACAAACATGAAGCTTCGTCTTCTGGTTAA
- a CDS encoding phage major capsid protein: MEKLNQMELRTIDVELSGVTQESGDLLVSGYVNKTGEWSQLLGREQRFKERIMPGTFKNALNKGNDVLFLAEHDNAKLLASTKNGSLTLKEDDIGLHMEARISATSWGRDYHTLISDGLLTNMSFGMQVASDKWEKRDDGTYERSIEDLTLAEVSVVRSPAYIQSTIQARSIEVIEAEPVFFMPKNQKNEKEDVKMSKEKQLKELRAQMDVLQAEVNTEKAVQVEEVRAIPEVDVEEQEIRAVEQYIKGNVQAEEVRAIMTTGTQAITVPKTLSSLIVEKLYQTAPLFARTKNFQPVSGTLEILREDDLTAAGWFGELENATESEFSFTKVELTQKRAATAISLSNQLINDSGIGIVDYAANILTRRLGLTLDRNILNGTGQKSGATANELKQMEGINFSAEVQLIDAAAPAASLAITIDDLLDVYNNMHPTLVPGAVWIMNRLTFNMIAKLKDNNGHFYLVRDVAETGAVYKLFGQPVLINDAAENVAAGKRPVTFANLEAGYATMIKKGAELKRISDDTTQALRGSQLLMLDIYTDGRIFNHEAIKQLRCKTV; this comes from the coding sequence ATGGAAAAACTGAATCAGATGGAGCTCAGGACGATTGATGTTGAGCTTTCAGGCGTAACTCAAGAATCAGGTGACTTGCTTGTTTCTGGTTATGTCAATAAAACTGGCGAATGGTCCCAACTATTAGGACGGGAACAGCGCTTTAAAGAACGTATCATGCCTGGCACATTTAAAAATGCGCTGAACAAAGGCAATGACGTTCTTTTTTTAGCCGAACATGACAATGCGAAGCTGCTTGCTTCCACAAAAAACGGCAGTTTAACGCTTAAAGAAGATGATATTGGCCTTCACATGGAAGCTCGAATTTCTGCTACCTCATGGGGGCGTGATTATCACACGTTGATATCTGACGGATTATTGACGAATATGTCATTCGGAATGCAGGTAGCCAGCGACAAGTGGGAAAAACGTGACGATGGCACTTATGAACGGTCAATTGAAGATTTAACATTGGCTGAAGTATCTGTGGTTCGTTCTCCTGCATATATCCAAAGCACCATACAGGCTCGCTCGATTGAAGTAATCGAAGCTGAACCTGTTTTTTTTATGCCCAAAAACCAAAAAAATGAAAAGGAAGATGTAAAAATGTCAAAAGAAAAACAACTCAAAGAGCTTCGTGCTCAAATGGATGTACTTCAAGCTGAAGTAAACACAGAAAAAGCGGTACAAGTTGAAGAGGTACGTGCAATTCCTGAAGTAGACGTTGAAGAACAAGAAATTCGTGCAGTTGAACAATATATCAAGGGCAATGTGCAAGCGGAAGAAGTGCGTGCAATTATGACAACAGGAACTCAAGCTATTACCGTTCCTAAGACTCTTTCCAGTTTAATTGTTGAAAAACTATACCAAACAGCACCGTTATTCGCTCGTACAAAAAACTTTCAACCTGTATCAGGAACACTTGAAATTCTTCGTGAAGATGATTTAACGGCTGCTGGTTGGTTCGGTGAATTAGAAAATGCTACAGAGTCTGAGTTTTCTTTTACTAAAGTTGAACTTACACAAAAAAGAGCAGCAACTGCAATTTCTTTGTCTAATCAACTTATTAATGATAGCGGAATTGGTATTGTCGATTATGCAGCGAATATCCTAACTCGCCGCCTTGGTCTAACTCTTGACCGCAATATCCTTAATGGTACTGGACAAAAAAGTGGAGCTACTGCTAACGAACTAAAGCAAATGGAAGGTATCAACTTCTCAGCTGAAGTTCAATTAATTGACGCAGCTGCTCCAGCTGCTTCATTAGCTATCACAATTGACGACCTTTTAGATGTATATAACAACATGCACCCAACTCTTGTTCCTGGAGCAGTTTGGATCATGAACCGTTTGACTTTCAACATGATTGCTAAATTGAAAGATAATAACGGTCATTTTTACTTAGTTCGTGACGTTGCTGAAACTGGAGCAGTTTACAAGTTATTCGGTCAACCAGTTCTTATCAATGACGCAGCTGAAAACGTAGCTGCTGGCAAACGTCCAGTTACATTTGCTAACTTGGAAGCTGGTTATGCAACTATGATTAAAAAAGGCGCTGAACTTAAACGTATCTCTGACGATACAACACAGGCGCTACGTGGTTCACAATTGTTAATGCTTGACATCTATACTGATGGCAGAATATTCAACCATGAAGCTATCAAACAATTAAGATGTAAAACTGTATAA
- a CDS encoding phage portal protein has protein sequence MHFKERNDYLMGFLDKLFSKADIETRAEPTVDGSFSLDSLFVTDAITEEKVLKIPTAKACLDLITSNIAQMPVYLYKENPDGSIEKITDKRVKLLNHESNEFLNGYGLKKNMAKDFLLHGASYVSIIEAGNTILELHPLPARSVLVQKRVQNGYRTVGADILLSSSENGATNDINRKPVKFKPYELMITLQETHDGLTSKGIISYGQDIFKQAMSEIEYTKNLYERGALPLGLLKTAGRMTEEQANTLRTAWANLYGGVKNSAKTVVLQEGMDYQALSLNPEEMQLTQAKQGTNSEICKLFNVPEGLVNPHAKSYYTSIEQNQLHFLKHTLAPIISVLEASMDRALLLESEKDSGYFFRFDTSELVRATEQERVETAVTGIQGGLFTINEARTKFDLPAIPDDKLLITPGAQTKSTKGENADGKTESDGAQDD, from the coding sequence ATGCACTTTAAAGAAAGGAATGATTACCTTATGGGATTTCTCGATAAATTATTTTCAAAAGCAGATATAGAAACACGTGCTGAACCTACAGTTGATGGATCATTTTCATTGGACAGTTTATTTGTCACAGATGCCATTACTGAAGAAAAGGTCTTAAAAATTCCTACAGCAAAAGCATGCTTGGATCTAATCACAAGCAATATCGCTCAAATGCCAGTTTATTTATACAAAGAAAATCCTGACGGTTCGATTGAAAAAATCACTGATAAACGAGTGAAATTGCTGAACCATGAGTCAAATGAATTTTTAAACGGATACGGATTAAAGAAAAACATGGCTAAAGATTTCCTTCTTCATGGCGCTTCTTACGTTTCGATTATTGAAGCTGGGAATACGATTCTTGAATTGCATCCACTACCAGCACGTTCAGTACTTGTACAAAAGCGTGTTCAAAACGGATACCGCACAGTAGGCGCAGACATCCTATTATCTTCGTCAGAAAACGGTGCTACGAACGACATAAACAGAAAGCCAGTCAAGTTCAAACCATATGAACTCATGATTACACTTCAGGAAACTCATGATGGATTGACTTCAAAAGGCATTATTTCTTATGGCCAAGATATTTTCAAACAAGCAATGTCTGAAATCGAATATACAAAAAATCTTTATGAACGTGGAGCATTGCCACTTGGTTTATTAAAAACTGCTGGTCGTATGACTGAAGAACAAGCCAATACTTTGAGAACGGCATGGGCTAATTTGTATGGCGGAGTTAAAAATTCTGCTAAAACGGTTGTACTTCAAGAAGGCATGGACTATCAAGCTTTATCGCTGAACCCTGAAGAAATGCAGTTAACACAAGCAAAACAAGGCACAAACAGCGAAATTTGCAAGCTGTTCAATGTTCCTGAAGGACTTGTAAATCCACATGCCAAGAGTTATTACACTTCAATTGAACAGAACCAGCTTCATTTCTTGAAACATACATTGGCGCCTATTATCAGCGTGCTTGAAGCATCAATGGATCGAGCATTACTGCTTGAATCTGAAAAAGACAGCGGTTATTTCTTCCGTTTCGACACTTCAGAATTAGTACGTGCTACTGAACAGGAACGTGTAGAAACTGCTGTAACAGGCATTCAAGGCGGATTGTTCACAATCAATGAAGCACGTACAAAATTTGATTTGCCAGCGATTCCTGATGATAAATTGCTTATCACTCCTGGCGCACAAACAAAATCCACAAAAGGAGAAAATGCTGATGGAAAAACTGAATCAGATGGAGCTCAGGACGATTGA
- a CDS encoding NUMOD4 motif-containing HNH endonuclease, translated as MEQWKKFEETDKKDYFVSTTGRVKSIDKTTGKEFMRKSAKQITGYYAITIQAKNTYYVHRLVAQEFIPNLENKPTVNHRNGDKSANNVENLEWSSYSEQQEHAYETGLKTGGKTPAIVLDSNGFVIARHETMTEALSSYQGRKIHYTNDIQIIGNVIVMKQTHYDTLSEDEVFSIVTRCFERMMEFAYIVDGQLAYDVAQATDMADCKSNSAIYLATKGKWSSNVKGHEVSRVKNRIGVFKDDSKEEPVYETVYIK; from the coding sequence ATGGAACAATGGAAAAAGTTTGAAGAAACAGATAAAAAAGATTATTTTGTATCAACTACAGGACGAGTGAAAAGCATTGATAAAACGACTGGCAAAGAGTTTATGAGGAAATCAGCAAAGCAAATAACTGGATATTACGCTATCACTATTCAAGCAAAAAACACATATTACGTCCATCGCCTTGTGGCGCAAGAATTTATACCGAATTTAGAAAACAAGCCGACAGTAAATCATCGAAATGGTGATAAAAGTGCGAATAATGTTGAAAACTTGGAATGGTCAAGTTACAGCGAACAACAGGAACATGCTTATGAGACAGGCTTAAAAACTGGTGGGAAAACTCCAGCAATCGTACTGGATTCTAACGGTTTTGTAATTGCACGACACGAAACTATGACCGAAGCTTTGTCGAGCTATCAAGGCAGAAAAATTCACTATACAAATGATATTCAAATCATTGGGAACGTGATAGTGATGAAGCAAACGCATTACGATACATTATCTGAAGATGAAGTATTCTCCATCGTTACAAGATGCTTTGAACGCATGATGGAATTTGCTTACATTGTTGATGGTCAGCTCGCCTATGATGTTGCTCAAGCAACTGATATGGCTGATTGTAAAAGTAATTCGGCGATATATCTCGCCACCAAAGGCAAATGGTCATCCAACGTCAAAGGTCATGAAGTATCTCGTGTTAAAAACCGTATCGGCGTATTCAAAGATGATTCCAAGGAGGAACCTGTTTATGAAACAGTCTACATTAAATAA